The Zygotorulaspora mrakii chromosome 3, complete sequence genome includes a region encoding these proteins:
- the THI20 gene encoding trifunctional hydroxymethylpyrimidine kinase/phosphomethylpyrimidine kinase/thiaminase (similar to Saccharomyces cerevisiae THI20 (YOL055C); ancestral locus Anc_3.174): MNTVNINTPPPYLTLAHNENLPVIMTVAGSDSSGGAGVEADVKTITAHRCYAMTCVTALTAQTPANVYSIKETPKEFIAEVLDCNLRDMKCNVIKTGMLTEAAIEALVAKLDSTDEKERPRLVVDPVLVATSGCALGDSSLCKLLKTKLTPYAELVTPNIPESFELVGEKIEIASIEDICKLAKRVCKETKCPNVLVKGGHIPWGNGKKKHITDVLYIEKEDKHVVYTGNYSDTTHTHGTGCTLASAISSNIARGYSLCQAVYGGIEYVQSSVAIGCEVVKSHITNNGPVNHVYAIETPLEKMLEDECFSAHDIVTKPSTHSAAFGKQDFFERIIADPRVKPHWDSYVHHDFVKQVAQGTLKREKFQFFIEQDYAYLIDYARVHCVAGSKAPALEDMEKELTIVGSVRNEMKQHETRLREEFGVADSAYFQNIKRGPALNNYSRYFNDIARRGNWQELVASLSPCLMGYGWALLNNEKFITVKDGDVYHDWCYTYLSEGYQNAMVQGRSILNQISQTYPKEQLDVLITIFAEVCELETKFWDAALNYGE; this comes from the coding sequence ATGAATACTGTCAACATTAACACACCACCTCCGTATCTGACTCTAGCACACAATGAGAATCTACCTGTAATTATGACGGTTGCAGGTTCTGATTCCAGTGGTGGTGCGGGTGTTGAAGCTGATGTCAAGACGATCACAGCTCATAGATGTTATGCAATGACTTGTGTTACTGCGTTAACTGCTCAAACGCCGGCTAATGTTTATAGCATAAAAGAGACACCGAAGGAATTCATAGCTGAAGTGTTAGATTGTAACTTGAGAGATATGAAATGCAATGTCATCAAGACGGGTATGTTAACGGAAGCTGCTATTGAAGCGTTGGTAGCCAAATTGGACTCAACGGACGAGAAGGAAAGACCAAGATTAGTCGTTGATCCTGTGCTCGTTGCCACATCCGGATGTGCTTTGGGTGATTCTAGTTTATgcaaattgttgaagaCTAAATTGACACCATATGCCGAATTAGTCACCCCAAATATTCCCgaatcttttgaattggtaggtgaaaaaattgaaattgcaTCTATCGAAGACATTTGCAAATTAGCTAAAAGAGTTTGTAAAGAAACCAAATGTCCAAATGTTCTGGTGAAAGGTGGACATATCCCATGGGGCAatgggaaaaagaaacatatTACCGATGTCCTTtacattgaaaaggaagacAAACATGTCGTCTACACAGGTAACTATTCAGATACTACTCACACGCATGGTACCGGATGTACTTTAGCCTCTGCGATATCCTCGAACATTGCTCGTGGCTATTCTTTGTGCCAAGCTGTCTACGGTGGTATCGAATATGTTCAAAGCAGCGTGGCTATTGGTTGTGAAGTGGTCAAATCTCACATAACTAACAATGGGCCAGTCAATCATGTTTACGCAATTGAGACACCCttggaaaaaatgcttGAGGACGAATGCTTCTCAGCTCATGATATTGTGACGAAGCCTTCAACGCATTCTGCTGCGTTCGGAAAACAGGATTTCTTTGAGCGTATAATTGCTGATCCAAGGGTTAAGCCACATTGGGATAGCTATGTTCACCATGACTTTGTTAAACAGGTTGCGCAGGGCACATTGAAACGTGAAAAATTCCAGTTTTTTATTGAGCAGGACTATGCGTACTTGATCGATTATGCCAGGGTACATTGTGTAGCAGGCAGTAAAGCTCCTGCATTGGAAGACATGGAAAAAGAGTTAACAATTGTCGGTAGTGTGAGAAATGAAATGAAGCAGCACGAAACAAGACTGAGAGAAGAATTCGGAGTTGCAGACAGTGCATATTTccaaaacatcaaaagGGGTCCTGCATTGAACAACTACTCACGCTACTTCAATGACATCGCAAGACGAGGCAATTGGCAAGAATTGGTTGCATCCTTATCTCCATGCCTGATGGGTTACGGCTGGGCATTGTTGAACAACGAGAAGTTTATCACTGTCAAGGACGGTGATGTTTACCACGATTGGTGTTACACTTATCTCTCTGAGGGATACCAAAATGCGATGGTCCAAGGTAGATCTATTTTAAATCAAATATCTCAGACCTATCCAAAGGAACAGTTAGACGTCTTGATCACAATCTTTGCTGAAGTTTGCGAACTCGAGACCAAATTTTGGGACGCTGCACTCAACTACGGAGAATAG
- the CDC15 gene encoding serine/threonine protein kinase CDC15 (similar to Saccharomyces cerevisiae CDC15 (YAR019C); ancestral locus Anc_3.177), with protein MPMDDDELINLTPAQQMDQPNLRAPQSSDSGGLDLQNVPMGQDQKARIQRQREQRHQHGGQGRARGQEQAQGQGQAAHERRSQVQYQLKQVIGKGSYGIVYKAVNKRTRQIVAIKEVNYDNDEELTDIMSEIDLLKNLNHINIVKYHGFIQKSHNLYIILEYCSHGSLKNLISRGNGLDEKRAKIYVRQTLNGLHYLHQQGVIHRDIKAANLLLDENNVVKLADFGVSTQVSTIMMAMTLAGSLNWMAPEIITNRGATTLSDIWSLGATVLELLTGNPPFHNLVDLNIYYAIENDSFIPPSFLSPLAQDLLLACFQKNMYKRPTAAQLLKHKWLSTNNDSDKLEQYKEVNNDFKWDQDFKEIDIITNRLDKLQHQNGVSKIETKVTPNSNLSVMDFAISNEDFFKNMTSGKAIDQARITVLFNNLSPQDLALKLVELSLEESVNSDLLLIALFEYDINFNNSEVKQYFIKLGGITTILSNSSIIELFFIKDSFENLIQAGIMLNCNFNKVNDSVKFELSLKYLEVSNSAQFWCKWCSKNLDISDLLKKNNVSNKFVQAIILKLSFFSEALSWFPQQFITNILKIKPVKENFDQQSLSVIFKVLSSILIQFHKTSPSSQIIPPSPASSLSLTTSNISPSSSPSPPSSLSSTAKDNLKNSSVVRDSPISSITLPTNFLPWFLSFLDDPLFYHMKNLHPWKYYVIVLYHAVHLNKILIKKLIYNEKFPQLILSILKNYLNGGYYHNEECLPSIIHQSLPIITEMSNEIKVYNPILLEISIQLISFSEVCITDALEVLFNCLQLSLHDHTRCFIRYSEDDIFICFNVNGSIISLPSDQLIGTFFQIQEDNVRFGNFITRFMKICSLTPLDFISQEIIRHSKFVERCITFFQLYRNSLLIQIDLLKLIKLIFIRSFEYLEQFDTDVRDEIEIIHSRLQEIINFLSKNWTKNETGQVGHDSILIHQLCNDIKALLSPGMAFSSRRTPTTTMLDLDKDGFVIPRLPPPSSSAF; from the coding sequence ATGCCCATGGATGACGATGAACTGATTAATTTAACGCCGGCGCAACAAATGGATCAGCCTAATTTGCGCGCTCCTCAATCGTCAGATTCTGGGGGATTGGATCTTCAAAACGTGCCCATGGGCCAGGACCAGAAGGCAAGAATTCAGCGGCAACGCGAACAGCGACATCAACATGGGGGACAAGGACGGGCGCGGGGGCAGGAGCAAGCGCAGGGACAAGGACAGGCAGCTCATGAGAGACGCAGTCAAGTACAGTACCAGTTGAAGCAAGTCATTGGGAAAGGATCTTACGGTATCGTCTACAAAGCTGTAAACAAGAGAACACGACAAATAGTTGCTATAAAAGAAGTTAACTATGACAATGATGAGGAACTGACAGATATAATGTCAGAGATTGATCTGCTCAAGAACTTGAACCATATTAATATTGTCAAATATCACGGTTTCATTCAGAAGTCCCATAATCTTTATATCATCCTGGAGTATTGCTCTCACGGCTCcctgaaaaatttgatatccAGAGGCAACGGGCTTGATGAGAAAAGGGCGAAAATTTATGTCAGGCAAACACTGAATGGACTTCATTACTTACATCAACAAGGAGTAATCCATAGGGACATCAAAGCAGCCAATCTATTGTtagatgaaaataatgtCGTCAAACTGGCAGATTTTGGCGTCTCTACGCAAGTTAGTACCATTATGATGGCGATGACTTTAGCGGGTTCCCTGAATTGGATGGCTCCGGAGATCATCACCAATAGAGGTGCTACGACACTTAGTGATATTTGGTCGTTAGGAGCTACCGTGTTGGAGTTATTGACGGGAAACCCGCCATTCCACAATTTGgttgatttgaatatttattATGCAATTGAGAATGATTCATTTATTCCACCTAGTTTTTTGTCACCTCTAGCCCAAGATTTGCTACTAGCTTGCTTCCAGAAAAATATGTACAAAAGGCCGACTGCTGCACAACTATTGAAACATAAATGGTTAAGCACTAATAATGATTCTGATAAGCTCGAACAATATAAAGAAGTGaataatgatttcaaatgggatcaagatttcaaagaaattgacATAATTACTAATCGTTTGGATAAGCTTCAGCATCAAAACGGAGTTAGTAAGATAGAAACCAAGGTAACACCGAACTCTAACCTATCAGTGATGGATTTTGCAATATCtaatgaagattttttcaagaatatGACTAGTGGAAAAGCAATAGATCAAGCAAGGATAACTGTCTTGTTTAATAATTTATCGCCTCAGGATTTGGCGCTTAAACTAGTTGAATTATCGTTAGAAGAAAGTGTAAATTCTGATTTATTACTGATTGCCCTATTTGAATACGATATTAATTTCAACAACTCCGAAGTTAAACAGTATTTTATTAAACTCGGAGGCATAACAACTATTTTGAGTAATAGTTCAATAATagaactttttttcatcaaggaTTCTTTCGAGAATTTAATTCAGGCTGGTATAATGTTGAAttgcaatttcaataaagtAAATGATTCggtaaaatttgaattatcTTTAAAATACTTGGAGGTTTCAAACTCGGCACAATTTTGGTGTAAGTGGTGCTCAAAAAACCTAGATATATcagatcttttgaagaaaaataacGTTTCCAATAAATTTGTTCAAGCAATTATTCTAAAATTATCGTTCTTCAGTGAAGCTTTATCGTGGTTCCCTCAACAATTTATTACTAATATCCTCAAAATAAAGCCtgtgaaagaaaatttcGATCAACAATCATTATCAgtcattttcaaagtaCTGTCTTCAAtattgattcaatttcataaGACCTCTCCATCATCTCAGATTATTCCCCCATCGCCAGCTTCATCATTGTCGTTAACGACATCTAATATATCCCCATCATCTTCCCCATCCCCCCCCTCAAGTCtatcttcaacagcaaaagACAATTTAAAAAACAGTAGTGTTGTGCGTGATAGTCCCATATCATCCATAACTTTGccaacaaattttttacctTGGTTTTTGAGCTTTTTGGATGATCctcttttttatcatatGAAGAATTTACACCCTTGGAAGTATTATGTTATCGTCCTTTACCATGCCGTTcatttgaacaaaatattgatcaaaaaactgatttataatgaaaaatttcctcAGTTGATATTGAgtattttaaaaaattatcTAAATGGTGGTTATTATCATAACGAGGAGTGCCTCCCATCAATAATTCATCAGTCGCTTCCTATCATTACCGAAATGTCCAATGAAATTAAAGTTTACAACCcaattcttcttgaaatatcaattcAGTTAATAAGTTTTAGCGAAGTTTGCATTACTGATGCATTAGAAGTTTTGTTCAACTGTTTGCAATTGTCTCTGCACGACCATACCCGTTGTTTCATAAGGTAttctgaagatgatatttttatatgtTTCAATGTAAATGGATCCATAATCAGTTTACCATCCGATCAATTGATTGgtactttttttcaaatacaaGAAGATAATGTTCGATTCGGTAATTTCATTACAAGATTTATGAAAATTTGCTCACTGACTCCTCTGGATTTTATTTCTCAAGAAATTATTCGTCATTCGAAGTTCGTTGAAAGATGTATCACATTTTTTCAGTTATACCGAAACAGTCTATtaattcaaattgatttattgaaattaatTAAGTTAATTTTTATCCGGTCCTTTGAGTACTTGGAACAATTTGATACTGATGTCAGGGATGAAATAGAAATCATTCATTCCAGATTACAAGAAATAATCAATTTCTTATCTAAAAATTGGACGAAGAATGAAACGGGCCAGGTCGGGCACGATTCAATTTTGATTCACCAGTTATGTAATGATATTAAGGCTCTATTGTCCCCCGGGATGGCATTTTCTTCACGCCGCACCCCGACAACCACTATGCTAGATTTAGATAAGGATGGTTTCGTTATTCCAAGGTTGCCGCCACCTTCATCATCTGCGTTCTGA
- a CDS encoding uncharacterized protein (similar to Saccharomyces cerevisiae OSH2 (YDL019C) and SWH1 (YAR042W); ancestral locus Anc_3.175) — MSSKVGSNHHEATKSSGIPTPSLGPRNETDVSDLNSGNEENQNSHVSKALLKLKLLDSLRQGDFEQLKQLIKTQFQPENDANVIEVRQLVLHYAVQVAPLSLIKEILNNWSNALHKRKRAQESDVDIHLDINHQDDDGNTPLHLAAFQSRGDVVAFLMDQPNINDCVLNDSHLQPVEMCKNLNIAQMMQVKRANYVAEVAQEFRTAFNNRDFGHLESILSAPRNSEVLDINGMDPETGDTVLHEFVKKKDVIMCRWLLEHGADPFKRDRQGKLPIDLLGKVNESETATNTKTAIDIELKKLLAKAAKEQSVIDVTNNLHEAPTYKGYLKKWTNFAQGYKLRWFILSSDGKLSYYKDQSDTRNACRGSLNMSTCYLHLDSSEKLKFEIIGGSNGTIRWHLKANHPIETNRWVWAIQGAIRFSKDREMVIKSGTVPPSLAMNRAASPAPNVQKLHPYEGPYRSQYIQGSKYEKIGQPVQQKQSRAPSSSSSSAHQRKKSTSTSVTSSEIGFSDNLTESGKNYINKVIENRIESNSRGSSVKNFSTNHSMNESTNNNLNKYSSSKSTGPSTNGVFQNSEANTSSLNDFAIDNSATANAENIEGISDDEDDDDDDIDIDADEEDVKIKYGPYAQKLTMLQRSISMELSSLNELLENDASKTADEEVWRIVKVSLNTIAKTFEKLNSLTSERDKRLVTMLSKQRDVNNVWIQSVRDLEIELIDKSNRLASLDKERRNLKRLLQKKLTEAGESVTTPNVKEVEPESIEKEASTSALQEIAELIDAARGEEAESDGEEFYDAEELVEEADMERELMDKASKNDIAKKKEIQLSDNKLTFEDISQNQKSGLDTHVSRSKSDATSDESSVAAPADEKKAPIEYVGEVTEERSQVESLPVSNESQEKMKKLILSEGTYLGYEDGVRKRLRLDKDDRPSISLWSVLKSMVGKDMTRMTLPVSFNEPTSLLQRVAEDLEYTSLLDEAAAFSDSSLRLLYVAVFTASSYASTIGRVAKPFNPLLGETFEYARAEKHYRFFTEQVSHHPPISATWTESPKWDFWGESNVDSKFNGRSFAFKHLGWWHIKLRPDETTSEDMYTWKKPNNTVIGILVGNPQVDNHGDVKIVNHTTGDFCLLNFKARGWRSSGAYEVKGEVFNKKNQKMWILGGHWNDAIYAKKVTANNNEELSLKKTITKIDSDPNFEGSKFLVWKANPRPSAPFNLTPFAITLNAPQPSLVPWLAPTDTRLRPDQRDMEEGLYDKAADEKHRLEEKQRAVRKERDNKGEVYVPKWFVKEFDPITKSDYWKFKGNYWSLRKDHKLKGCGDIF, encoded by the coding sequence ATGTCTTCAAAGGTCGGAAGTAATCATCATGAAGCGACCAAGTCATCTGGCATTCCAACGCCCTCTTTAGGACCCAGGAATGAAACGGACGTTAGTGATCTGAATAGCGGAAATGAAGAGAATCAAAATAGCCATGTAAGTAAAGCATTATTGAAACTAAAATTGTTGGATTCACTCCGTCAGGGCGATTTTGAGCAATTGAAACAGCTCATCAAAACTCAATTTCAGCCTGAGAATGATGCCAATGTTATCGAAGTTAGACAGCTCGTTCTACATTACGCCGTTCAAGTTGCTCCTTTAAGTCTGATAAAGGAAATTCTAAATAATTGGTCGAATGCCCTGCATAAGAGAAAACGGGCGCAAGAGTCTGATGTGGATATCCATTTGGATATCAATCATCaggatgatgatggtaATACACCGTTACACTTAGCTGCATTTCAATCTCGTGGTGACGTTGTTGCCTTTCTCATGGATCAACCCAACATTAATGATTGTGTTTTGAACGACTCACACTTGCAACCGGTTGAAATGTGCAAAAATCTAAATATCGCGCAAATGATGCAAGTCAAGAGAGCTAACTACGTTGCCGAAGTTGCTCAAGAATTCAGAACTGCTTTTAATAATAGAGATTTCGGTCATTTAGAATCGATATTAAGTGCTCCAAGAAATTCAGAAGTTTTAGATATCAATGGTATGGATCCCGAGACGGGTGACACTGTTTTACACGAATTcgtcaagaaaaaagatgtaatCATGTGCCGTTGGCTGTTAGAGCATGGAGCAGACCCATTCAAAAGGGATCGTCAAGGTAAACTACCGATAGATTTATTGGGGAAAGTAAACGAATCTGAAACTGCTACCAACACAAAAACTGCCATTGACATTGAACTGAAAAAACTTCTGGCGAAAGCTGCAAAAGAACAAAGTGTTATTGACGTAACAAATAACCTACATGAAGCACCAACTTATAAAGgttatttgaaaaagtggACTAATTTTGCTCAAGGTTATAAACTACGCTGGTTTATTTTAAGCAGTGACGGTAAACTTTCATACTACAAGGATCAGTCCGACACAAGAAATGCATGTCGTGGCTCTTTGAACATGTCCACATGCTACTTGCATTTGGACTCTTCAGAAAAGCTCAAATTCGAAATTATTGGAGGAAGCAATGGAACAATAAGGTGGCATTTGAAAGCAAACCATCCAATAGAAACAAATAGATGGGTTTGGGCCATTCAAGGAGCCATCAGGTTTTCTAAAGACCGAGAAATGGTAATAAAAAGCGGTACGGTGCCACCATCTTTAGCAATGAACAGAGCAGCCTCACCCGCACCGAATGTTCAAAAGTTGCATCCTTATGAAGGACCTTATCGCTCACAGTATATTCAGGGATCCAAATATGAGAAAATTGGTCAACCGGTgcaacaaaaacaaagcaGAGCACCttcctcctcttcatcctcaGCTCACCAACGTAAAAAGAGTACTTCAACATCTGTTACTTCGAGTGAAATTGGTTTTAGTGATAATTTAACTGAgtctggaaaaaattacaTCAACAAAGTTATCGAGAACCGTATCGAGTCCAATTCAAGAGGCTCGTCTGTGAAGAATTTCTCAACCAATCATTCAATGAATGAATCAACCAACaataatttgaataaatactcttcatcaaaatccACTGGACCATCAACAAACGGtgtatttcaaaattcagAAGCCAATACGTCATCTCTCAATGACTTCGCCATTGATAATTCAGCAACCGCTAATGCGGAAAATATCGAAGGCATTTCcgatgatgaggatgatgatgatgatgatattgatattgatgcagatgaagaagatgtcAAAATAAAGTATGGGCCTTATGCGCAAAAATTAACAATGTTGCAAAGGTCAATATCTATGGAATTGAGTTCTTTGAATGAGCTGCtggaaaatgatgcaaGTAAAACGGCAGATGAGGAAGTCTGGCGCATTGTAAAAGTATCTTTAAATACAATTGCCAAAACTTtcgaaaaattgaattcCTTGACATCTGAAAGGGATAAAAGGCTTGTCACCATGCTATCGAAACAACGCGACGTCAATAATGTTTGGATCCAGTCAGTAAGGGACTTGGAAATAGAATTAATCGATAAAAGTAATCGTTTAGCCTCCTTAGACaaagagagaagaaatttAAAAAGATTACtgcagaaaaaattgactGAAGCTGGTGAATCTGTTACCACTCCCAATGTAAAGGAAGTGGAGCCTGAAAGCATAGAAAAGGAGGCGTCTACAAGTGCTTTGCAGGAAATAGCTGAATTAATTGATGCTGCGAGAGGTGAAGAAGCGGAGTCAGATGGTGAGGAATTCTACGATGCTGAAGAGTTAGTTGAAGAAGCAGACATGGAGCGTGAGTTGATGGATAAAGCATCAAAGAATGACattgcaaagaagaaagaaatacAGCTCTCGGATAATAAATTAACTTTTGAGGATATCagtcaaaatcaaaaatcaGGGCTCGATACACATGTGTCTAGAAGTAAATCTGATGCAACGTCAGATGAAAGCAGCGTAGCAGCACCTgcagatgaaaaaaaagcgCCGATTGAATATGTCGGGGAAGTGACCGAAGAAAGATCACAGGTAGAATCTTTACCTGTTTCTAATGAAAGTCaggagaaaatgaaaaagctTATTCTTTCGGAAGGAACATATCTTGGATATGAAGATGGCGTTAGGAAGCGCCTCAGGCTGGATAAAGATGATCGACCATCTATTAGTTTATGGTCAGTTCTTAAATCCATGGTCGGTAAGGACATGACTAGGATGACACTCCCAGTGTCATTTAATGAGCCTACTTCCTTGTTGCAAAGAGTCGCTGAAGATTTGGAATACACATCTTTACTGGATGAGGCTGCTGCATTCTCAGACTCTTCCTTAAGACTTTTGTATGTCGCCGTTTTTACTGCTTCTTCTTATGCATCAACCATAGGAAGGGTTGCCAAACCATTCAATCCACTGTTGGGTGAGACGTTTGAATATGCAAGAGCAGAGAAGCATTATCGCTTTTTCACAGAGCAAGTATCTCATCATCCACCTATTTCTGCCACTTGGACTGAGTCTCCTAAATGGGATTTCTGGGGTGAATCAAACgttgattcaaaattcaatggTAGGTCATTTGCATTCAAACATTTAGGTTGGTGGCATATCAAATTGCGCCCCGACGAGACAACATCGGAAGACATGTATACATGGAAAAAGCCAAATAACACCGTCATTGGTATTTTAGTCGGTAACCCGCAAGTTGATAATCACGGTGATGTTAAGATAGTAAATCATACTACAGGTGATTTTTGTCTACTGAATTTCAAAGCCCGGGGCTGGAGATCGAGTGGCGCCTACGAAGTCAAGGGAGAAGTCTTCAATAAAAAGAACCAGAAAATGTGGATATTAGGTGGGCATTGGAATGATGCAATATATGCTAAAAAGGTGACTGCGAATAACAATGAAGAGTTATCtttaaagaaaacaataacCAAAATAGATTCCGATCCGAATTTCGAAGGATCTAAATTTTTAGTATGGAAGGCCAACCCTAGACCAAGTGCTCCATTTAATTTGACACCTTTTGCCATAACTCTGAATGCGCCACAGCCTTCACTGGTTCCATGGCTCGCTCCAACTGACACTCGTTTGCGGCCCGATCAAAGAGATATGGAGGAAGGCCTTTACGATAAGGCAGCTGATGAAAAGCACAGACTTGAAGAGAAGCAAAGAGCTGTACGCAAGGAAAGGGATAATAAAGGCGAGGTTTATGTACCTAAATGGTTTGtgaaagaatttgatcCGATCACAAAAAGCGATTATTGGAAATTCAAGGGAAACTACTGGTCGTTAAGGAAGGACCATAAATTGAAAGGTTGTggagatattttttga
- the YAT1 gene encoding carnitine O-acetyltransferase YAT1 (similar to Saccharomyces cerevisiae YAT1 (YAR035W); ancestral locus Anc_3.176): MPSVAVSSSGSISSTPSSASKLPIMKRLPIPELQDTLNRYLERVEPLQDERQNRKTRKCILSEENLNIMGTLDGKLREYDSELAKENPKSSYIEQFWYDAYLLYDASIVLNSNPYFQLQDDPTIKDSSESGIGPYGIYTSQVKRTAKLVVSILKFIQELRHGTLQPDTVRGKTSLSMDQYDKLFGSSRIPPGPGEKSCHLQTDHTSHHIIVLYQAQFYWFDVLDVNNIPIFSSPEELEWNLYSIIMDNERNKLELDDSIRIPFGVFTTESRRVWSNVRDYVFHHSDPTNWKNLKIIESALFVICLDDVSFKDDQENELVRSFLCGTSDIDLDPTNLAKPLGTQRGTCLNRWYDKLQLIVTRNGKAGINFEHTGIDGHTVLRLATDIYTDSIISFARGITKNVPSVFESELLDARTRGSSATSRANLITIPRKLDWKVDSFLLSSLHFAETRVSDVISQYEFATLNFSEYGASHIKSLFKCSPDAFTQQVYQIAYYALYGKFETTYEPAMTKLFQNGRTEAIRSVSHQSKRFVKSLFDRASDDKERLELLREACKEHSRITKECTMGMGQDRHLYALYCLWNEYYRDELDLAPMFEDKSWSLLNTNVLSTSNCGNPCLKTFGFGPVTANGFGIGYIIRDNSISVVVSSRHRQTHRFLSLIEKSFLEVDHIFQRAAEPGISKAPHTDTQVKTLLRDGKRLNPPSKSEDLSFLLGGYDYFDVSVSG; this comes from the coding sequence ATGCCAAGTGTGGCTGTGTCTAGCTCTGGTAGTATCTCTAGTACCCCCAGTTCGGCCAGCAAACTCCCAATCATGAAGAGGCTGCCCATACCTGAGTTGCAGGATACGCTCAATAGATATCTTGAGAGGGTCGAGCCCCTCCAGGACGAAAGACAAAATAGAAAAACACGCAAATGCATTCTCTCTGAAGAAAACCTAAACATAATGGGAACTCTGGATGGGAAATTGCGAGAATATGACAGCGAATTGGCCAAAGAGAATCCGAAATCTTCGTATATAGAACAATTTTGGTATGATGCCTATTTGCTGTATGATGCTTCCATCGTCTTGAATTCTAATCCGTATTTCCAGTTGCAAGACGACCCAACAATCAAGGACTCATCTGAATCAGGCATTGGGCCTTATGGAATTTACACTAGTCAGGTCAAGAGAACAGCAAAATTAGTCGTTTCAATTTTAAAGTTCATCCAAGAATTGCGTCATGGAACTTTACAGCCAGATACCGTGCGTGGGAAGACGTCATTGTCGATGGATCAATACGATAAATTGTTTGGTTCAAGCAGGATTCCTCCAGGACCAGGTGAAAAGTCGTGCCATTTGCAAACAGATCATACTTCACATCACATTATTGTTCTTTATCAAGCTCAGTTCTATTGGTTTGACGTGCTAGACGTCAACAATATCCCTATTTTTTCCAGCCCTGAAGAGTTGGAGTGGAatttatattcaattataaTGGATAACGAAAGAAACAAGCTCGAATTGGACGACAGCATTAGAATCCCGTTTGGTGTTTTCACAACTGAAAGCAGAAGAGTCTGGTCTAATGTTAGGGATTACGTCTTTCATCATTCAGATCCAACcaattggaaaaacttAAAGATTATTGAAAGTGCACTCTTTGTTATTTGTTTGGATGATgtctctttcaaagatgatcaagaaaatgagtTGGTAAGATCCTTTCTTTGTGGAACTTCTGATATCGATTTGGATCCAACAAATTTGGCAAAACCTTTGGGGACACAACGCGGTACTTGTTTGAATAGATGGTATGATAAACTGCAATTGATTGTCACGAGAAATGGGAAAGCAGGTATCAACTTCGAACATACTGGTATTGATGGGCACACTGTTTTGAGACTCGCAACAGATATTTATACAGATTCGATAATAAGTTTTGCTCGTGGGATCACAAAAAATGTTCCCAGTGTGTTTGAGTCTGAGTTATTAGATGCAAGAACCAGAGGCTCTTCTGCAACCTCTCGTGCAAATCTGATCACTATCCCCAGGAAGTTAGATTGGAAAGTGGATTCTTTCCTTCTATCTTCACTGCATTTTGCAGAAACAAGAGTCTCTGATGTAATTTCACAATACGAATTTGCGACTCTTAACTTCAGTGAATATGGTGCATCCCACATAAAGtcacttttcaaatgttCTCCAGATGCATTCACGCAACAAGTGTACCAAATAGCCTATTACGCTCTTTACGGGAAATTTGAAACGACCTATGAACCTGCGATGACAAAACTTTTTCAGAACGGAAGGACAGAAGCTATAAGATCTGTCTCACACCAATCTAAAAGATTTGTTAAATCGTTATTTGATCGCGCTTCAGATGATAAAGAACGTTTAGAATTACTAAGAGAAGCATGCAAAGAACATTCACGTATCACAAAAGAATGTACAATGGGAATGGGTCAGGATCGTCATCTATATGCCCTTTACTGTTTATGGAATGAATACTATAGGGATGAACTCGATTTAGCCCCTATGTTCGAAGATAAATCATGGTCATTGCTAAATACCAATGTGTTGAGCACTTCAAACTGTGGCAATCCATGCTTGAAAACCTTTGGATTTGGCCCTGTGACTGCTAATGGTTTTGGTATAGGTTATATCATTCGTGACAATTCTATTTCTGTTGTCGTTTCCTCAAGACATAGACAAACGCACAGGTTCCTTTCCTTGATAGAGAAATCGTTCCTAGAAGTGGACCATATCTTTCAGAGAGCAGCAGAACCTGGTATCAGCAAAGCACCACATACTGATACACAAGTCAAAACATTGCTTAGAGATGGCAAACGACTAAATCCCCCATCCAAATCTGAAGACTTGAGTTTTTTATTGGGCGGCTATGATTACTTCGACGTCAGCGTCTCCGGTTAG